From Methanomassiliicoccales archaeon LGM-RCC1, one genomic window encodes:
- a CDS encoding NfeD family protein → MDPFMISCIILIAGAAFLVYEVFAPGGFCVIPGVVLLVLGVVGLFWPDILMSIWSPVIALVVAIPVTLITLKAYQYLAKPEPPSTTVAESLVGKTGVVTVATEMGNMKGKVRISGDLWSATSDEPIEEGTEVVVESSEGVHVHVRRA, encoded by the coding sequence ATGGATCCGTTCATGATATCCTGCATAATACTGATCGCAGGTGCAGCGTTCCTCGTGTATGAGGTGTTCGCACCAGGCGGCTTCTGCGTGATCCCGGGAGTGGTCCTGTTGGTCCTCGGTGTGGTCGGTCTCTTCTGGCCGGACATCCTGATGAGCATCTGGTCTCCCGTGATCGCATTGGTCGTAGCAATACCCGTGACTCTGATCACGCTCAAGGCTTACCAATACCTGGCGAAACCGGAGCCTCCGTCGACAACGGTTGCGGAATCTCTGGTCGGTAAGACGGGAGTGGTCACGGTGGCCACGGAGATGGGAAATATGAAGGGCAAGGTCAGGATCAGCGGCGATCTCTGGTCAGCGACATCCGACGAGCCCATCGAGGAAGGAACGGAAGTAGTAGTCGAGAGTAGCGAAGGCGTGCATGTCCACGTCCGCAGAGCATGA